A single window of Colletotrichum destructivum chromosome 9, complete sequence DNA harbors:
- a CDS encoding Putative vacuolar (H+)-ATPase G subunit has product MSAQNSAGIQTLLDAEREASKIVQKAREFRTKRVKEARDEAKKEIEAYRNSKEEEFKKFESEHSHGNKAAEDEANKEAEGKIKEIKDAGKKSQDKVVADLLKAVFEVKPVAPSAA; this is encoded by the exons ATG TCGGCTCAGAACTCGGCCGGTATCCAAACCCTCCTGGAC GCGGAGAGAGAAGCCTCCAAGATCGTCCAGAAAG CCCGAGAGT TCCGCACAAAGAGGGTAAAGGAAGCTCGCGACGAAGCCAAGAAGGAGATCGAGGCGTACCGCAActccaaggaggaggagttcAAGAAGTTCGAGTCCGAG CATTCTCATGGAAACAAGGCGGCTGAGGACGAGGCAAacaaggaggccgagggaAAGATCAAAGAGATCAAAGACGCCGGAAAGAAGAGCCAAGACAAGGTCGTCGCTGATCTCCTGAAGGCCGTTTTCGAGGTCAAGCCAGTTGCACCAAGCGCCGCATAA
- a CDS encoding DNA-directed RNA polymerase II subunit RPB2 encodes MADYDEYDYDGYVEEDDTSITPEDCWTVISSFFESKGLVSQQVDSFDEFTSSTVQELIDEYSQITLDQPNPMSDSDKVIALRRYEVKFGTVMVSRPSITEADGKVTTLLPYECRDRNLTYASPLYVKITKKVSIAVEKPIPLNELDEEQQDELANTGEHPTKLEWEEEESGEDYGADKNKSDDMKDMIFIGRMPIMVKSKICHLSSEQEDDLFMLNECPYDQGGYFIINGSEKVLIAQERSAANIVQVFKKAQPSPYSYTAEIRSALEKGSRLISSMMLKLYSKGDAAKGGYGQTIHCSLPYVKADLPIAIVFRALGVVSDEDILNHICYDRNDSQMLEMLRPCIEEAFCIQDREVALDFIGKRGSNHNIPREKRVRTAKDILQKETLPHISQSEGSETRKAFFLGYMVHKLLQCALGRRDTDDRDHFGKKRLDLAGPLLAKLFRNIVRRMNQELSGHLKRCVESNRQFSLTLGVKPQTLSNGLKYSLATGNWGDQKKAMSSTAGVSQVLNRYTFASTLSHLRRTNTPIGRDGKLAKPRQLHNTHWGLVCPAETPEGQACGLVKNLSLMCYVSVGTPAEPIIDYMIQRGMEVLEEYEPLRYPNATKVFLNGVWVGVHQDPRILVPDVQGTRRRNVISHEVSLVRDIRDREFKIFSDAGRVMRPVFVVEQGANGIVPQGSLVLQKATVNEMRDQQENPPDNPADKITWESLAHSGVIEYLDAEEEETAMICMTPEDLEIYRLQKQGQVVEDNTDGPNSRLKTKINPTTHMYTHCEIHPSMLLGICASIIPFPDHNQSPRNTYQSAMGKQAMGFFLTNYSRRMDTMANILYYPQKPLATTRSMEFLKFRELPAGQNAIVAIACYSGYNQEDSVIMNQSSIDRGLFRSLFFRSYTDCEKRVGINLVEQFEKPFRSDTLRLKHGTYDKLDDDGIVAPGVRVSGEDIIIGKTSPISPDNAELGQRTTQHVKRDASTPLRSTENGIVDQVIVTTNQDGLRYVKVRVRTTKIPQIGDKFASRHGQKGTIGVTYRQEDMPFTAEGITPDIIINPHAIPSRMTIAHLIECLLSKVSTLKGMEGDATPFTDVTVDSVSQLLRDQGYQSRGFEIMYNGHTGRKLRAQVFFGPTYYQRLRHMVDDKIHARARGPVQIMTRQPVEGRARDGGLRFGEMERDCMIAHGAASFLKERLFEVSDAFRVHVCEICGLMTPIANLSKQSFECRPCKNKTKIAQIHIPYAAKLLFQELQSMNIAARMFTNRSGVSIR; translated from the exons ATGGCCGACTACGACGAATACGACTACGATGGCTAcgttgaggaagacgacACCAGTATCACCCCCGAGGACTGCTGGACTGTAATCTCTTCATTCTTTGAGTCCAAGGGCCTGGTTTCCCAACAAGTCGACTCTTTCGACGAGttcacctcctccaccgTTCAGGAACTCATTGACGAGTACTCCCAAATCACCCTAGACCAACCGAACCCCATGTCCGACAGTGACAAGGTCATCGCGCTCCGCCGATATGAAGTCAAGTTTGGCACCGTCATGGTCTCCCGACCCTCCATTACCGAAGCTGATGGAAAAGTCACAACGCTACTTCCCTACGAGTGTCGCGATCGAAACCTCACCTATGCGAGTCCCTTGTACGTTAAGATCACCAAGAAGGTCTCAATTGCGGTAGAGAAGCCTATCCCGTTGAatgagctcgacgaggagcagcaggacgAGCTTGCCAACACTGGCGAACACCCTACCAAGCTTGAgtgggaagaggaagaaagtgGCGAAGATTACGGTGCCGACAAGAATAAGTCGGATGACATGAAGGATATGATCTTCATCGGAAGAATGCCGATTATGGTCAAGTCCAAGATTTGCCATCTGAGCAGCGAACAGGAGGATGACCTGTTCATGTTGAATGAGTGTCCGTACGACCAGGGAGGCTACTTCATCATCAACGGCAGTGAGAAGGTGCTCATCGCCCAGGAGCGCTCGGCCGCCAACATTGTTCAGGTCTTCAAGAAGGCCCAGCCGAGTCCTTATTCCTACACGGCCGAGATTCGCAGTGCCCTCGAGAAAGGCTCCCGGTTGATTTCCAGCATGATGCTGAAGCTTTACAGTAAGGGTGATGCAGCAAAGGGCGGGTACGGTCAGACAATCCACTGCAGTCTGCCCTATGTTAAGGCTGACCTGCCGATTGCCATCGTTTTTCGAGCGTTGGGCGTGGTgtccgacgaggacatcctcAATCATATTTGTTACGACCGAAATGATAGCCAGATGCTCGAGATGCTGCGACCATGCATCGAGGAGGCTTTCTGCATCCAGGACAGGGAGGTTGCTCTCGACTTTATCGGCAAGCGAGGCAGCAATCACAACATTCCGAGAGAGAAGCGCGTGAGAACTGCCAAGGACATCCTTCAAAAAGAGACCCTGCCGCATATCTCACAGAGCGAAGGTAGCGAGACGCGGAAGGCATTCTTCCTGGGTTATATGGTCCACAAGCTGCTCCAGTGCGCGCTGGGCCGACGCGATACCGACGATCGTGATCACTTTGGCAAGAAGCgtctcgaccttgccggTCCCCTTCTCGCTAAACTCTTCCGCAACATCGTTCGTCGCATGAATCAGGAGCTGTCTGGCCATCTCAAGCGCTGTGTTGAGTCAAACCGGCAGTTCAGTCTGACCCTTGGTGTCAAGCCGCAGACCCTCTCCAACGGCCTGAAGTACTCCCTGGCCACCGGCAACTGGGGCGATCAGAAGAAGGCCATGAGTTCAACGGCCGGTGTATCTCAGGTGTTGAATCGGTACACTTTCGCGTCCACCTTGTCCCATCTTAGACGTACGAACACCCCTATCGGTCGTGATGGCAAGCTGGCGAAGCCTCGGCAGCTACACAACACTCATTGGGGCTTGGTGTGCCCGGCAGAAACCCCCGAGGGTCAAGCCTGTGGTCTCGTCAAGAACCTGTCGCTCATGTGTTACGTCAGTGTGGGCACGCCCGCCGAACCTATCATTGATTACATGATTCAAAGAGGCATGGAAGTGCTCGAAGAGTACGAGCCGCTGAGATATCCTAACGCCACCAAGGTGTTTCTCAATGGTGTCTGGGTCGGCGTTCACCAGGACCCGAGAATCTTGGTACCCGACGTCCAGGGTACCCGTCGGCGAAACGTTATTTCTCACGAGGTGTCTCTTGTTCGTGATATTCGAGACCGTGAGTTCAAGATCTTCTCTGATGCCGGCAGAGTCATGAGGCCCGTCTTTGTCGTGGAGCAAGGCGCAAATGGCATAGTGCCCCAGGGCTCGCTTGTGCTGCAAAAGGCGACGGTCAACGAGATGCGCGACCAGCAAGAGAACCCGCCGGACAACCCGGCCGACAAGATTACATGGGAATCACTTGCTCACAGTGGAGTCATCGAGTACCTCGAcgcagaagaggaggagacggccaTGATTTGCATGACGCCCGAGGACCTGGAGATCTACAGGCTGCAAAAGCAAGGTCAAGTGGTCGAAGACAACACGGACGGCCCCAACAGTCGTTTAAAGACTAAGATCAATCCCACAACGCACATGTATACCCATTGCGAAATCCACCCCAGTATGCTGCTTGGAATCTGCGCTAGTATCATTCCCTTCCCCGATCACAACCAG TCTCCCCGTAATACTTACCAGTCTGCCATGGGAAAGCAAGCCATGGGCTTTTTCCTGACGAACTACTCACGCAGAATGGACACCATGGCCAACATTCTCTACTACCCTCAAAAGCCGCTTGCTACCACCCGATCCATGGAGTTCTTGAAATTCAGAGAGCTGCCAGCCGGCCAGAatgccatcgtcgccattgCCTGTTACTCGGGCTACAACCAGGAAGATTCCGTGATTATGAATCAGAGCAGCATCGACCGTGGCCTCTTCAGAAGTCTATTTTTCCGATCCTACACGGACTGCGAAAAGCGTGTGGGAATCAACCTGGTTGAGCAGTTTGAGAAGCCTTTCAGAAGTGACACGTTGCGTCTGAAACACGGCACATACGacaagctggacgacgatggtATCGTAGCCCCTGGCGTCCGTGTCTCGGGAGAAGACATCATTATTGGAAAGACGTCACCCATCAGCCCGGACAACGCGGAACTCGGTCAGCGGACGACCCAACACGTCAAGCGTGATGCATCTACTCCTCTCAGAAGTACTGAGAACGGTATCGTGGACCAGGTCATTGTCACGACCAATCAAGACGGGCTCCGTTACGTCAAGGTCCGGGTCAGGACGACAAAGATTCCACAGATCGGTGACAAGTTTGCGTCGCGTCACGGTCAAAAGGGCACCATTGGTGTCACCTATCGTCAGGAAGACATGCCCTTTACCGCTGAAGGCATCACACCAGatatcatcatcaacccTCACGCTATTCCGTCTCGTATGACCATTGCTCACTTGATCGAGTGTTTGCTCAGCAAAGTCTCGACTTTGAAGGGTATGGAGGGCGATGCCACTCCTTTCACGGACGTGACAGTCGACTCAGTCTCACAGCTCCTCCGGGATCAGGGCTATCAGTCGAGAGGCTTTGAGATCATGTACAATGGCCATACTGGCCGCAAGCTGCGAGCCCAAGTCTTCTTTGGACCGACATACTACCAGCGCCTGCGTCATATGGTCGACGACAAGATTCACGCTCGTGCTCGTGGCCCCGTGCAGATCATGACTAGACAGCCAGTCGAGGGTCGTGCCCGTGACGGTGGTCTGCGTTTCGGAGAGATGGAGCGTGACTGCATGATTGCTCACGGTGCTGCATCGTTCCTCAAGGAGAGACTATTTGAGGTCTCGGATGCATTCCGAGTGCACGTTTGCGAGATTTGCGGCTTGATGACGCCCATCGC AAACCTTTCGAAGCAGTCATTTGAGTGCCGACCATGCAAAAACAAGACGAAGATAGCGCAGATTCACATTCCGTATGCGGCGAAACTCCTCTTCCAGGAACTGCAATCGATGAACATCGCAGCTCGCATGTTCACCAACAGATCCGGAGTGTCCATCAGGTAA